One Oncorhynchus mykiss isolate Arlee chromosome 25, USDA_OmykA_1.1, whole genome shotgun sequence genomic window, ctgtgtttttctgtgacttggtggtgacctaacataatcgtttgtggagctttcgctgtaaagcctttttgaaatcagacactgtggctggattaacgagaattttctttaaaatggtgcctaatacttgtatatTTGAGAAATtggatttatgagatttctgttgtttgattTTGGCGCCTTGCAaattcactggctgttggcgaggggttccgctgAACCCCAGTTCTAGACAGGTTTTAAGTGTGGGTCACACGTGCCACACACAATCCTGTCCCTGATAAGAGAGTCGGTGATTACTCCAAAGTTGCAGGTGGCCACTAGAGTCCTCAATTCAGTGAGATATTTGTCTAAACTCTCATCTCGGCCCTGAATTGGCATGAAAACATTCCCTCTCAATTGTTGAATTTTTCTTGGGATCACAAAATGCATCCAGTGCTGCAATTACTTCCTCAACAGAGAGATTGTCTTTTGTACTACCCATACACAGGGTCTCACAAATCTTTCTACCTTTTACCCCAATGAGATAACACAGTAGCTTCactttgtacagtgccttgcgaaagtattcggcccccttgaactttgcgaccttttgccacatttcaggcttcaaacataaagatataaaactgtatttttttgtgaagaatcaacaacaagtgggacacaatcatgaagtggaacgacatttattggatatttcaaacttttttaacaaatcaaaaactgaaaaattgggcgtgcaatattattcagcctccttaagttaatactttgtagcgccaccttttgctgcgattacagctgtaagtcgcttggggtatgtctctcatttttgaaccattccattgtagattttgctttatgttttggatcattgtcttgttggaagacaagtctcagtcccagtctcaggtcttttgcagactccatcaggttttcttccagaatggtcctgtatttggctccatccatcttcccatcaattttaaccatcttccctgtccctgctgaagaaaagcaggcccaaaccatgatgctgccaccaccatgtttgacagtggggatggtgtgttcagctgtgttgcttttacaccaaacataacgttttgcattgttgccaaaaagttcaattttggtttcatctgaccagagcaccttcttccacatgtttggtgtgtctcccaggtggcttgtggcaaactttaaacaacactttttatggatatctttaagaaatggctttcttgccactcttccataaaggccagatttgtgcaatatacgactgattgttgtcctatggacagagtctcccacctcagctgtagatctctgcagttcatccagagtgatcatgggcctcttgtctgcatctctgatcagtcttctccttgtatgagatgaaagtttagagggacggccaggtcttggtagatttgcagtggtctgatactccttccatttcaatattatcgcttgcacagtgctccttgggatgtttaaagcttgggaaatctttttgtatccaaatccggctttaaacttcttcacaacagtatctcggacctgcctggtgtgttccttgttcttcatgatgctctctgcgcttttaacggacctctgagactatcacagtgcaggtgcatttatacggagacttgattacacacaggtggattgtatttatcatcattagtcatttaggtcaacattggatcattcagagatcctcactgaacttctggagagagtttgctgcactgaaagtaaaggggctgaataattttgcacgcccaatttttcagtttttgatttgttaaaaaagtttgaaatatccaataaatgtcgttccacttcatgattgtgtcccacttgttgttgattcttcacaaaaaaatacagttttatatctttatgtttgaagcctgaaatgtggcaaaaggtcgcaaagttcaagggggccgaatactttcgcaaggcactgtaatcctCAGGTTTTTCTGTCATTGTAAGAGCCATGTACAAATTGAAATCCTCTTTCCATCTTTTCCAGGTCAGTGCTAAATTACAATCAGTCTATTTTTCCCGGAGGTTTCAGTGCATTTTCCATGGCGATTTATTTGTAGAATGGAATGTTAGCTACTCACGAATCTGCTTGTATCCAATAGACAGCTAGCTTTTAGCATAAAGTCCCTCACAATAGCCAGCTAACATTGACGTTCGGCGCGATGACTAGATTGTAAACTCTGCACTTTTTCAAACTGCCGCCTGGGATGTATCCTTCATTTACATCGATGAGATCCAGGTTCTTTAGAGTACCGCTGTCACAATGTTTCCATATGCTTTGTGTTGTAATCACGACAGACAAAGATATATAGTTAAGCAAACTTTACTAGGCATGTTGTCAAGCAGCACATTAATAAAGTAAGTAACAACTGGTTTCTGTTTCCTTTTTTAACATCAATATGAGTAACATCAATATTGCTACCAGTCCCACCAAGACAGTCAACTAAAAACATTCCAAAAGGTCAGAAAATAAGAAATGTTTAATTATATTGGGCAATGACAAGTTGCTGAAAGATTCAACTACGGAAGAAACTTGGATGAGAATGTTGGAAGTTGTGTAATTATTACTGGGTGTAGTCATAATTTTCAACATGTTCATAAAaggttaatttttttattttttttataccatAACCATGGCTGTAGAACCACTGAGCTAATTTCAACTGCAAAATTAGGGAACAATCCTCAGAGAACCTCTTTTTCTTAACAGCAGAGTTGCaatggatttttttatttattcagtTGACAAGTAGAATACTTTAAGCATGCAGTATCAACAGTGTGAGGGTGTATTGCACTACTGACAGGTGTTCTTCAAAGCCTCTATGGAACATTTAAGAAATCTTTGTTTTCAGCCATCCCACAGCTCCTCCCATTGCTCCTCCGATGGCTGCTCCCGCACTTCCAACAACTGCAGTGGCCGTTCCCGAGAGCCCTACGGCACCTTGAGGGAATACCACACAATGTCTGTCACGGTCTCACTCACATCTGAGATCTACAAACATCCAATACATCAAAGTAAAAAAAGCAAAACAATCTATGATCCATTCAGTTCAGTCGTATGAGCTTTTAACAGTTAAAAACCCCACCATCATCTTAGCTTTCATTCATAACTCATTGGCATTGAAATATTGTATCTTTGTTCATCTTTGGTTCGATCCTTACCTGCTGACTGTAGAATAGCAACAAGACTCCCTGCTGCTACCCCACCTCCATTGGCTATGGCCGCGGCAGACATCATGCCTGCTGCTGTTGATCCAGCTGCAATCCCGCCAGCACAAAACCCGATCCCTGTGAGGACTATTGGTGCCAGGGCAACAGCAGAACCTGTGAGGccaagcatacaaacattttaaaacacaGCCAACCTCATTAAGAGTTTGACAATGTGACATTCCAATGACACTTTTACACGTATATAATTATTCGTAAATTCTTGTTGTTTTATAAGTAAATCAAccacacaaaaaatatatactatCAAGATACAGAAATATTTTACTTTATGAAAAGTTACTTGATGAAGTACAATGTTAATGCTGATAAAATGATGATACCTCCTCCCACTGCAACTCCCACTACAACAGCTGCTACTTTAATGAGGTTTGCTAAATAGGGAAGAAAATAGAGTATATACACAATGAACTACAATTTTAGATTTTCAGTACATTATAGCATcggcatttttttaaataaaatgaatTTGTGACTGTTTGGCATCAACCATAAGAGTTTGCTGAAAGACTTAACTAAACAAGAAACTTGGATGAGAAGGTTTGAAGTTGAACCACAAAGTGTAATTATTATTTGGTGTATTTATCATTTTCAACATGTGTATAATGGTTTATAACAGTTATTTACTTGTTTCACGATAACCATGTTTGTAGAACCACTGAGCTCTGGCAACAACATCATTGGAGTAGTGAGTGTCCACTTCCTCATATGACTCTACACGGTCATCTCCCTTATTGTAGGCTGCTATTCCCCCTGGGTAAACAACATATTGCAATAGTTGCATATTCAATTGAAACAGGTATATTCATTATTTTTATAAAAAACTCTGAGAAAAAGAGTATTACCTTTCAGTTGCTGCTCCTTGGTCCATGAATTAAATTTCTCCTGGATTCTTTTGATGAACAAAATCAGAATTTCAGTGCCTTGTTGGAGATGCTCCTCACTGTTCCATTCCCCCTTTGGAGTGTGCCCGCCACCGCTCGGGGCTGGGGTAGTGTCAATCTGTAAAAATGTGTGATTTTTACAGAAATCAccagggctgtggcggtcacgaaaTGTATGAgtttcctataggcagaaactcaaacaggaagtacctgtgcttaggactattcaatgctggtctgaccaatcagaatcccaCGCTTCAAGAtcgttttgatcacgcggactgggatatgttccgcgtAGCCTCCAAGAACAACATAGACAATTACACTGAtatggtgactgagtttatcaggaagtgtataggagatattgttcccactgtgactattcaAATCTACcataaccagaaaccgtggatagatggcagcattcgtacaaaactgaaagtgcaaactatcgcatttaaccatggcaaggtgactgggaatatggccgaatataaacaggtaaaacatcagtacagagacaaagtggagtcgcaattcaacggctcatgcacaagatgtatgtggcagggtctacagacaataacggactacaaaggggaaaccagccacatcacagacaacaacgtcttgcttccggaccagctaaacacctttttcacccactttgaggataacagtTTCACCGACGCTGCCTGCTACCAagaactgtgggctctccttctccgtggccgacgtgagtaagacatttaagtgcGTTAGCCCTCGCAAGTCTGCCGCCCCAGATGGCATCCTTAGCTGCGTCCTTAGAGCACGCGCAGACCAGCTAGCTGGAGTGTttccggacatattcaatctctctctttcccagactgttgtccccacatgcttcaagatgtctacCATTGATTCTGTACCCAAGAACGCAAAGATaagtgaactaaatgactaccacccgtagcactcacttctgttatcatgaagtgcttttttcacctctaccttacctgacactctagacccacttcaatttgcctaccgccccaatagatccacagacgatgcaatcgctaTCGCATTGCACACTACCCTataccatctggacaagaggaatacctatgttagTATCTGGTTCATTGACTattgctcagcattcaacaccatagtaccctccaagctcatcattaagcgaggccctgggtctgaaccccaccctgtgcaactggttcctggacttcctgacgggccgcagcCAGGTGGTGGagataggaaacaacacctccacttcgctgatcctcaacactggggccccacaaggctgcatgctcagccccctgtaatccctgttcacccatgactgcgtggccacgcatgcctccaactcaatcatcaagtttgcagatgacacaacagtagtaggtctattaccaacaatgacaagacagcctacagggaggtgggaAGGACCCTGGGGGTGTGGTACCTCTcacccaacgtcaacaaaacaaaggagctgatcgtggacttcaggaagcagcagagggagcacccccctatccacatcgacgggacagcagt contains:
- the LOC110505449 gene encoding lysozyme g isoform X2; translation: MAPPYGDIMKVETSGASLRTAKADGGNDEGVIASHRMAEHDRAAMDKYKRLIMKVAKRNEVDPAVICGIISRESRAGTGLDKHGRGDNGKAFGLMQIDTTPAPSGGGHTPKGEWNSEEHLQQGTEILILFIKRIQEKFNSWTKEQQLKGGIAAYNKGDDRVESYEEVDTHYSNDVVARAQWFYKHGYRETSSAVALAPIVLTGIGFCAGGIAAGSTAAGMMSAAAIANGGGVAAGSLVAILQSAGAVGLSGTATAVVGSAGAAIGGAMGGAVGWLKTKIS
- the LOC110505449 gene encoding lysozyme g isoform X1 — translated: MAPPYGDIMKVETSGASLRTAKADGGNDEGVIASHRMAEHDRAAMDKYKRLIMKVAKRNEVDPAVICGIISRESRAGTGLDKHGRGDNGKAFGLMQIDTTPAPSGGGHTPKGEWNSEEHLQQGTEILILFIKRIQEKFNSWTKEQQLKGGIAAYNKGDDRVESYEEVDTHYSNDVVARAQWFYKHGYRETTNLIKVAAVVVGVAVGGGSAVALAPIVLTGIGFCAGGIAAGSTAAGMMSAAAIANGGGVAAGSLVAILQSAGAVGLSGTATAVVGSAGAAIGGAMGGAVGWLKTKIS